A single Micromonospora sp. CCTCC AA 2012012 DNA region contains:
- a CDS encoding helix-turn-helix transcriptional regulator, translating into MSDMATTAGENGTSRNWTFLTNHGHVLLAIARNPTARLRDVADEVGVTERAAQAIVADLEAGGYLHRTRVGRRNEYTVNPSGHFRHPAEADQQVGALLALFTDEPADDSA; encoded by the coding sequence ATGTCGGACATGGCGACGACAGCAGGCGAGAACGGGACCAGCCGGAACTGGACGTTCCTCACCAACCACGGGCACGTGCTGCTCGCCATCGCGCGTAACCCCACCGCCCGGCTCCGCGACGTCGCGGACGAGGTCGGCGTGACCGAGCGGGCCGCCCAGGCGATCGTCGCCGACCTGGAGGCCGGGGGCTACCTGCACCGCACCCGGGTCGGCCGGCGCAACGAGTACACGGTCAACCCGAGCGGGCACTTCCGGCACCCCGCCGAGGCGGACCAGCAGGTCGGCGCCCTGCTCGCGCTCTTCACCGACGAGCCGGCGGACGACTCCGCCTGA
- a CDS encoding amino acid ABC transporter ATP-binding protein has protein sequence MTTTGVPMVHAEGVTKRFGPLEVLKGIDLTVAPGEVSCLLGPSGSGKSTFLRCINHLERIDGGQLSVDGELVGYRRQGDKLHELKAREVARRRRDIGMVFQRFNLFPHLTALGNVIEAPVRVLGTPREKARAEALRLLDRVGLAEKAGNYPGQLSGGQQQRVAIARALAMHPKLMLFDEPTSALDPELVGEVLDVMKGLAADGMTMVVVTHEMGFAREVADSVAFLDGGVVVEAGTPAEVLGSPRHDRTRAFLDKVL, from the coding sequence ATGACGACCACAGGCGTCCCGATGGTGCACGCCGAGGGCGTCACCAAGCGGTTCGGCCCGCTGGAGGTGCTCAAGGGCATCGACCTGACCGTGGCCCCCGGCGAGGTGAGCTGCCTGCTCGGCCCGTCCGGCTCCGGCAAGTCCACCTTCCTGCGCTGCATCAACCACCTGGAACGCATCGACGGCGGCCAGCTCTCGGTCGACGGCGAGCTGGTCGGCTACCGCCGCCAGGGCGACAAGCTCCACGAGCTGAAGGCCCGGGAGGTGGCCCGCCGCCGCCGGGACATCGGCATGGTGTTCCAGCGGTTCAACCTCTTCCCGCACCTCACCGCCCTCGGCAACGTCATCGAGGCCCCGGTCCGGGTGCTCGGCACGCCCCGGGAGAAGGCCCGGGCGGAGGCGCTGCGGCTGCTGGACCGGGTCGGCCTCGCCGAGAAGGCCGGCAACTATCCCGGCCAGCTCTCCGGCGGGCAGCAGCAGCGGGTGGCGATCGCCCGGGCGCTCGCCATGCACCCGAAGCTGATGCTCTTCGACGAGCCCACCTCGGCGCTCGACCCCGAACTGGTCGGTGAGGTGCTGGACGTGATGAAGGGGCTCGCCGCCGACGGCATGACCATGGTGGTGGTGACCCACGAGATGGGCTTCGCCCGTGAGGTCGCCGACTCCGTCGCCTTCCTCGACGGGGGCGTCGTGGTCGAGGCCGGCACCCCGGCCGAAGTGCTCGGCAGCCCCCGGCACGACCGGACCCGCGCCTTCCTGGACAAGGTGCTCTGA
- a CDS encoding M20/M25/M40 family metallo-hydrolase yields the protein MGPLLTAAGDRLADFHDRLTRLVAVDSGSGHVEGLRAAADLVQTWCLAAGMAVEREPVADPDGTPLGDVLVARRRGSGSRRILLAGHLDTVFPPGTAAARPFRVHDRRAYGPGVSDDKGGLLAGLAAVEVLAALGLDGYGELVLVCTPDEEIGSTGSRPLLRTLGAEADVALCLECARDNGDLVSARKGVADLEVTVRGRAAHAGIEPERGANALLAAARLTVALDALNGRWPGVTVNVGMLTAGGRPNVVADRARMLIDLRAWHSAEYEAALAEIRRLVAEPTVSGVRAELAVHAPTPPWEPGPAGRWLTELAAKVGAGIGLPVSHTATGGCADANLLAEAGAAVLDGLGPVGGDDHSPTEWLDLDSVVPRVALLAGLIDEVARADRP from the coding sequence ATGGGTCCGCTGCTCACGGCCGCCGGCGACCGGCTGGCCGACTTCCACGACCGGCTCACCCGGCTGGTCGCGGTGGACTCCGGCTCCGGTCACGTCGAGGGGCTGCGCGCCGCCGCCGACCTGGTGCAGACCTGGTGCCTGGCGGCGGGCATGGCGGTCGAGCGGGAGCCGGTCGCCGACCCGGACGGCACCCCGCTCGGCGACGTGCTGGTGGCCCGCCGACGCGGGAGCGGCAGCCGCCGGATCCTGCTCGCCGGGCACCTGGACACCGTCTTCCCGCCCGGCACGGCCGCCGCCCGGCCGTTCCGGGTGCACGACCGCCGGGCGTACGGGCCGGGGGTGAGCGACGACAAGGGGGGCCTGCTGGCCGGGCTCGCCGCCGTCGAGGTGCTCGCCGCGCTGGGCCTCGACGGGTACGGCGAACTGGTGCTGGTCTGCACGCCCGACGAGGAGATCGGCTCGACCGGGAGTCGGCCGCTGCTGCGTACCCTCGGGGCGGAGGCCGACGTGGCGCTCTGCCTGGAATGCGCCCGCGACAACGGTGACCTGGTGTCGGCCCGCAAGGGCGTCGCGGACCTGGAGGTGACCGTGCGGGGCCGGGCCGCGCACGCCGGCATCGAGCCGGAACGCGGCGCGAACGCGCTGCTCGCCGCGGCCCGGTTGACCGTCGCGCTGGACGCGCTCAACGGCCGCTGGCCCGGGGTGACGGTGAACGTCGGGATGCTGACGGCCGGCGGCCGGCCCAACGTGGTCGCCGACCGGGCCCGGATGCTGATCGACCTGCGTGCCTGGCACAGCGCTGAGTACGAGGCGGCGCTCGCCGAGATCCGCCGGCTGGTCGCCGAGCCGACCGTCTCCGGGGTACGCGCCGAACTGGCCGTGCACGCGCCCACCCCGCCGTGGGAGCCCGGACCCGCCGGCCGCTGGCTGACCGAGCTGGCGGCGAAGGTGGGCGCGGGTATCGGGCTGCCGGTGTCGCACACTGCCACCGGTGGCTGCGCCGACGCGAACCTGCTCGCCGAGGCGGGTGCGGCGGTGCTCGACGGCCTCGGCCCGGTCGGCGGCGACGACCACAGCCCCACCGAGTGGCTGGACCTCGACTCGGTGGTGCCCCGGGTGGCGCTGCTCGCCGGGCTGATCGACGAGGTGGCCCGCGCCGACCGGCCCTGA
- a CDS encoding amino acid ABC transporter permease yields MTTETQAVRVVPVRHYGRWLTALLVVGLSALFLRALLTSPNLEPGTIAHYLFKDYVLDGVVTTLWLTLLAMVLGTIGGVLIAVMRLSENPVLRGVSWVFVWIFRGTPLLVQIIFFGFLGALFPRLTLTVPFTGTVLFDKPTSVVVTGTVAAVLALSLNEMAYAAEVIRGGILAVDAGQTEAAAALGMSPMLTLRRVVLPQAMRVIIPPMGNETITMLKSTALVSIIAGRDLMTAVQTVYQGNYKVIPLLVVAAIWYLALVSLLSVGQWLIERRFGRGFARGGVR; encoded by the coding sequence ATGACCACCGAAACCCAGGCCGTACGGGTCGTCCCCGTACGCCACTACGGGCGATGGCTGACCGCGCTGCTCGTGGTCGGACTGAGCGCTCTCTTCCTTCGGGCGCTGCTGACCAGCCCCAACCTCGAACCCGGCACCATCGCCCACTACCTGTTCAAGGACTACGTCCTCGACGGCGTGGTCACCACGCTCTGGCTGACCCTGCTGGCGATGGTCCTCGGCACCATCGGCGGCGTACTGATCGCCGTGATGCGGCTGTCGGAGAACCCGGTGCTGCGCGGCGTCTCCTGGGTCTTCGTCTGGATCTTCCGGGGCACCCCGCTGCTGGTCCAGATCATCTTCTTCGGGTTCCTGGGGGCGCTCTTCCCCCGGCTCACCCTGACCGTCCCGTTCACCGGCACCGTCCTGTTCGACAAGCCCACCAGCGTGGTGGTCACCGGCACGGTCGCCGCCGTACTGGCCCTGTCGCTCAACGAGATGGCGTACGCCGCCGAGGTGATCCGGGGCGGCATCCTCGCCGTCGACGCCGGGCAGACCGAGGCCGCCGCCGCGCTCGGCATGAGCCCGATGCTGACCCTGCGCCGGGTGGTCCTGCCGCAGGCGATGCGGGTGATCATCCCGCCGATGGGCAACGAGACCATCACCATGCTCAAGTCCACCGCGCTGGTGTCGATCATCGCCGGTCGGGACCTGATGACCGCCGTACAGACCGTCTACCAGGGCAACTACAAGGTGATCCCGCTGCTGGTGGTCGCCGCGATCTGGTATCTCGCGCTGGTCAGCCTCCTCTCGGTCGGCCAGTGGCTGATCGAGCGGCGGTTCGGGCGCGGCTTCGCCCGGGGAGGCGTGCGATGA
- a CDS encoding YkvA family protein produces the protein MSREAWVLVVLAGVVALATLVGAVLLAIRVVRTRRLLGALGVGGKVAFYGALIYTILPVDLLPDPIYLDDMGVLAGSLFYLGRLVQKHRAAQRRLPGQPESPPEPGRLHRPVS, from the coding sequence ATGTCCCGGGAAGCGTGGGTCCTGGTCGTTCTCGCCGGCGTCGTCGCGCTGGCGACCCTCGTCGGCGCCGTGCTGCTCGCGATCCGGGTGGTCCGCACCCGACGGCTGCTCGGCGCGCTCGGCGTGGGCGGCAAGGTCGCCTTCTACGGCGCGCTGATCTACACGATCCTCCCGGTTGACCTGCTGCCCGATCCGATCTACCTGGACGACATGGGCGTGCTGGCCGGGTCGCTGTTCTATCTGGGCCGGCTGGTGCAGAAGCACCGGGCGGCGCAGCGGCGACTGCCCGGCCAACCGGAGTCTCCGCCGGAGCCGGGCCGGCTGCACCGTCCCGTGTCATGA
- a CDS encoding pyridoxamine 5'-phosphate oxidase family protein, which produces MADHRLDPHDARVAAFFGVRHLATLTTLRRDGTPHVVPVGVTFDADTGLARVITSGTSAKARHVAAAGPEGTPVAVCQVDGRWWLTVEGRAVLRRDPESVAEAERRYAVRYRQPRPNPQRVVIEIAVTRLLGSLPDPATA; this is translated from the coding sequence ATGGCGGACCACCGGTTGGACCCGCACGACGCACGGGTCGCGGCGTTCTTCGGCGTACGGCACCTCGCCACGCTGACCACCCTGCGCCGGGACGGCACTCCGCACGTCGTACCGGTGGGGGTCACCTTCGACGCGGACACCGGACTGGCCCGGGTGATCACCTCGGGCACCTCGGCCAAGGCGCGGCACGTGGCGGCGGCCGGTCCGGAGGGCACCCCGGTGGCCGTCTGCCAGGTGGACGGGCGCTGGTGGCTGACCGTGGAGGGCCGGGCGGTGCTGCGCCGCGATCCCGAGTCGGTGGCCGAGGCCGAGCGCCGGTACGCCGTCCGCTACCGACAGCCCCGCCCCAACCCGCAGCGGGTGGTCATCGAGATCGCCGTCACCCGCCTCCTGGGCAGCCTCCCCGACCCCGCCACCGCCTGA
- a CDS encoding carbonic anhydrase has translation MTPTTPEQALAELYAGNRRFVGGAPRHPNQDADHRTAVADGQHPFAVIVGCSDSRLAAEIIFDRGLGDLFVVRTAGHTVGPEVLGSVEYAVTVLGTPLIVVLGHDSCGAVQAARDVATTGTPPPGHLGAVVDAVVPSLQRAAEQGVTSIDEIVDIHIAHTVEALLANSAVLADHVTAGRCAVVGMSYRLSAGEVRTVTTVPAGEPAVPGQTASATPAVTG, from the coding sequence ATGACCCCGACCACTCCGGAGCAGGCGCTCGCCGAGCTGTACGCGGGCAACCGGCGGTTCGTCGGCGGGGCGCCCCGCCATCCCAACCAGGACGCCGACCACCGGACGGCGGTCGCCGACGGGCAGCACCCCTTCGCGGTGATCGTCGGCTGCTCCGACTCCCGGCTCGCCGCCGAGATCATCTTCGACCGTGGCCTCGGTGACCTCTTCGTGGTCCGGACGGCCGGCCACACGGTCGGCCCCGAGGTGCTCGGCAGCGTCGAGTACGCCGTCACCGTCCTCGGCACCCCGCTGATCGTGGTCCTCGGCCACGACTCGTGCGGCGCGGTGCAGGCCGCCCGCGACGTGGCGACCACCGGCACGCCGCCGCCCGGACACCTCGGTGCGGTGGTGGACGCCGTCGTACCGAGCCTGCAGCGGGCGGCTGAGCAGGGCGTGACCAGCATCGACGAGATCGTCGACATCCACATCGCGCACACCGTCGAGGCGCTGCTGGCCAACTCCGCCGTGCTGGCCGACCACGTCACCGCCGGGCGCTGCGCGGTGGTCGGCATGTCGTACCGGCTGAGCGCGGGTGAGGTGCGGACGGTCACCACGGTGCCGGCCGGCGAGCCGGCCGTGCCGGGCCAGACCGCGTCCGCCACCCCGGCCGTCACCGGCTGA
- a CDS encoding transporter substrate-binding domain-containing protein produces MRIRQFALLGATTALLAVTAACGGSTSTAASGDDVKPVSVTIDGVGAVTTDTALAKKVPADVRGRGSLTVATNAPYQPFIDFKVEGKNDEFKGLDYDLFQAASARLGLKATFSQQPFDGLVPGLQAGKYDAIAGGITDKKERQQVATFVDYSASGTGFLVKTGNPLAVKTVADLCGRKVAVQKASNQSKNLATYSKESCNGKAIEVKEYPENPQAVQALIAGNVDVVAATKVNLVDTAASLTGKAELVEDASAPNGWLASPNGFGFLKANKELAEAYRAAVQSLIDDGTYAKILGQWKQTPIAVKQATIDQAID; encoded by the coding sequence ATGCGCATCCGTCAGTTCGCCCTGCTCGGCGCGACCACCGCGCTGCTGGCCGTCACCGCCGCCTGTGGCGGCTCCACCTCCACCGCCGCCTCCGGCGACGACGTCAAGCCCGTCTCCGTCACCATCGACGGCGTCGGCGCGGTCACCACCGACACCGCCCTGGCGAAGAAGGTCCCCGCCGACGTGCGCGGCCGGGGCAGCCTGACCGTCGCCACCAACGCCCCCTACCAGCCCTTCATCGACTTCAAGGTCGAGGGCAAGAACGACGAGTTCAAGGGCCTCGACTACGACCTGTTCCAGGCCGCCTCGGCCCGGCTCGGGCTCAAGGCCACCTTCTCCCAGCAGCCCTTCGACGGCCTCGTCCCCGGCCTCCAGGCCGGCAAGTACGACGCCATCGCCGGCGGCATCACCGACAAGAAGGAGCGCCAGCAGGTCGCCACCTTCGTCGACTACTCCGCCTCCGGCACCGGCTTCCTGGTGAAGACCGGCAACCCGCTCGCGGTCAAGACCGTGGCCGACCTCTGCGGCCGCAAGGTCGCCGTGCAGAAGGCCAGCAACCAGTCGAAGAACCTGGCCACGTACTCCAAGGAGAGCTGCAACGGCAAGGCGATCGAGGTCAAGGAGTACCCGGAGAACCCGCAGGCGGTGCAGGCGCTGATCGCCGGCAACGTCGACGTGGTCGCCGCCACCAAGGTCAACCTGGTCGACACCGCCGCGTCGCTGACCGGCAAGGCGGAACTCGTCGAGGACGCGTCCGCCCCGAACGGCTGGCTGGCCAGCCCGAACGGCTTCGGCTTCCTCAAGGCCAACAAGGAGCTCGCCGAGGCGTACCGGGCCGCCGTGCAGTCGCTGATCGACGACGGCACGTACGCCAAGATCCTCGGCCAGTGGAAGCAGACCCCGATCGCCGTCAAGCAGGCCACCATCGACCAGGCCATCGACTGA
- a CDS encoding C39 family peptidase, whose amino-acid sequence MNPIFRRSVLSVAGLVMSGGVIAGPAVAAHAAPAQGRPVTSVTMDKGNGKPDKGERRAGYQYEAQPNFFYCGPASTRIALSAEGKTVSQDELARKLGTTENGTDSAIDITRVLNEYTGGKYKTTEIRDDVATREQVERLRADIRTAVDAGRPVVANILGGAVDVDGVEHSYPGHYLTVVEYKDNGNTVLIADPADPGEPEYWMDVTELANWIAGRGYSS is encoded by the coding sequence ATGAACCCGATCTTCCGTAGGAGCGTGCTCTCCGTCGCCGGTCTCGTCATGTCCGGCGGCGTCATCGCCGGCCCGGCCGTCGCGGCGCACGCCGCCCCGGCCCAGGGCAGGCCGGTCACCTCGGTGACCATGGACAAGGGCAACGGCAAGCCCGACAAGGGCGAGCGCCGCGCCGGCTACCAGTACGAGGCCCAGCCGAACTTCTTCTACTGCGGTCCGGCGTCGACCCGGATCGCCCTCTCGGCCGAGGGCAAGACGGTCAGCCAGGACGAGCTGGCCCGCAAGCTCGGTACGACCGAGAACGGCACCGACTCGGCCATCGACATCACCCGGGTGCTCAACGAGTACACGGGCGGCAAGTACAAGACCACCGAGATCCGCGACGACGTGGCCACCCGGGAGCAGGTGGAGCGGCTGCGGGCCGACATCAGGACCGCGGTGGACGCCGGTCGGCCGGTCGTCGCCAACATCCTCGGCGGCGCGGTGGACGTCGACGGTGTCGAGCACAGCTACCCGGGCCACTACCTGACGGTGGTGGAGTACAAGGACAACGGCAACACGGTGCTGATCGCCGACCCGGCAGACCCGGGCGAGCCGGAGTACTGGATGGACGTGACCGAGCTGGCCAACTGGATCGCCGGCCGCGGTTACAGCTCCTGA